One Opitutaceae bacterium DNA segment encodes these proteins:
- a CDS encoding heparinase II/III family protein — MPTRPHICLTAHKTAQLRSVAEARDATKTGLGRRLWEGIRSRAEADLDRDPFTPWSEFPEREPIHARHRNADYTVCLAAGQRILRASLVHLLTGEGAFKDEALRQMASLFDPADWPMWCDKAHVHQGSPPADLRTGMLCADLALAYDWLHGSLSGPDRQFIIEGIDRCGIQPYLERLPGKPFWLTSRHNWTTCVVGGLGIAGMALADDHPDSGRLIDIALPVMRDCLSVYGPEGEFNESVGYAGAIQLLVNFYAAWLYQTDGRENLLASWPFPEACRWVMHFTNPPGYGVPFGDAHRETPVASQYFAAVAAATRDPLLQWFFATHHETEQERRHDIRPFLFFDDTLAAKAPGPGLPLGRAYHAHGQCISSRTDWNPRTTACVVTGKAGREVNHAHNDVGQLCIDGYGEPLIVDLGACHYPSHEFYDRLENFYNFSGSGHNIPMIGERDLRMTPDAQGRIEWARFDRDLGACWRLDTTAAYEGVYRVHRTVIHLFPGIVAVSDRIDLCHPEQVVLRWHTADRSTPSPDGSFTVTGKSARLVGKIARPDRGILEIRRGEHAYQPPYDRNRLGEHLVQKHESFIEVVTTGEKVRLISLFAVFPGGSPLPGWTDPGGGVWAIETPDGSIEVRAGAEGFTAANPGRGSRIDRHQ; from the coding sequence ATGCCCACACGTCCCCATATTTGCCTGACTGCTCACAAGACGGCACAACTCCGCTCGGTGGCCGAGGCTCGCGACGCCACGAAGACGGGTCTCGGTCGACGCTTGTGGGAAGGCATCCGCTCGCGGGCCGAGGCGGATCTCGATCGCGATCCCTTCACGCCCTGGTCAGAATTTCCCGAGCGTGAACCTATTCATGCCCGTCACAGGAATGCCGATTACACGGTCTGCCTCGCGGCCGGCCAGAGAATTCTCCGTGCCTCGCTCGTTCATCTTCTGACCGGAGAGGGTGCCTTCAAGGATGAGGCTCTCCGGCAGATGGCGTCGCTTTTTGATCCCGCGGATTGGCCGATGTGGTGCGACAAGGCCCACGTCCACCAAGGTTCACCACCGGCGGATCTCCGCACCGGCATGCTCTGTGCCGACCTTGCTCTTGCCTATGACTGGCTCCACGGATCGCTGAGCGGGCCGGATCGGCAGTTCATCATCGAGGGCATCGACCGCTGCGGCATTCAGCCCTACCTCGAGAGGCTTCCCGGGAAGCCGTTCTGGCTGACTTCGCGTCACAACTGGACGACCTGCGTGGTCGGGGGGCTGGGAATCGCAGGCATGGCCCTGGCAGACGATCATCCGGATTCCGGGCGGCTGATCGATATCGCCCTGCCGGTCATGCGCGACTGCCTGAGCGTCTATGGACCCGAGGGGGAATTCAATGAGAGTGTCGGCTACGCCGGTGCAATCCAGTTGCTGGTGAATTTCTATGCCGCTTGGCTTTACCAGACGGATGGGCGTGAGAACCTGCTGGCCTCGTGGCCCTTCCCGGAGGCCTGCCGCTGGGTCATGCATTTCACCAATCCTCCGGGATACGGGGTTCCCTTCGGTGACGCTCACCGGGAAACTCCGGTCGCGTCCCAGTATTTTGCGGCGGTCGCCGCGGCCACTCGTGACCCTCTGCTGCAGTGGTTCTTTGCCACCCACCACGAGACCGAGCAGGAGCGGCGTCACGACATCCGCCCGTTCCTCTTTTTCGACGACACTCTCGCGGCGAAGGCGCCCGGCCCTGGTCTGCCGCTCGGTCGCGCCTATCATGCCCACGGCCAATGCATCAGCAGCCGGACGGATTGGAATCCGCGGACGACGGCCTGTGTGGTCACGGGCAAGGCGGGTCGTGAGGTCAATCACGCCCACAACGACGTGGGCCAGCTCTGTATCGATGGCTACGGTGAACCATTGATTGTCGATCTGGGGGCGTGCCATTATCCGAGCCATGAATTCTACGACCGGCTGGAGAATTTCTACAATTTCTCGGGTTCGGGTCACAATATACCGATGATCGGGGAGCGCGATCTGAGAATGACGCCGGATGCCCAGGGCCGGATTGAATGGGCACGATTCGACCGCGATCTGGGTGCCTGCTGGCGCCTCGACACAACCGCAGCCTATGAGGGAGTCTACCGTGTCCATCGAACCGTGATCCACCTATTCCCCGGAATCGTTGCCGTTTCTGACCGGATCGACCTTTGCCATCCCGAACAGGTGGTCCTTCGCTGGCATACGGCAGATCGTTCGACTCCCTCGCCGGATGGGAGTTTCACGGTCACCGGCAAATCCGCCCGTCTGGTCGGGAAAATCGCCAGGCCCGATAGGGGGATACTGGAAATCCGGCGGGGCGAACATGCCTACCAGCCTCCTTACGATCGCAATCGGCTGGGCGAGCACCTTGTCCAGAAGCACGAGAGCTTCATCGAGGTCGTGACGACCGGGGAAAAGGTAAGGCTGATCAGCCTCTTTGCGGTCTTTCCGGGTGGGAGCCCCCTGCCTGGCTGGACCGATCCGGGTGGCGGAGTCTGGGCGATCGAGACCCCGGACGGATCAATTGAAGTCCGTGCGGGAGCAGAGGGTTTCACCGCCGCCAACCCGGGCAGGGGATCGCGGATCGATCGGCATCAATGA